Within the Streptomyces sp. YIM 121038 genome, the region CGTGCCCCGGGTGCGCCGCAGCGACGACACGAGCGTGCTGCGCCGGGCCGGTTTCGTCCCCGTCGCCGTGGACCCCGAGTGCGTCTTCCGTCTCGCCGGGGACGTGGACGAGGCGCTGCGGACCCGCGTCGGCGCCGACCGGCTCGACGAGCTGCGCCGCCGCCACGCCGAGGCGGCCCGCGAGGTCCGCTGGGAGCGGGTGCCGCTGCGGGGGCTCGGCGGGCGTGCCGGGGTGCGCGAGGCCTTCGTGGCGCTGCACGAGGACACCGCCCTGTACACCGCCGACGCCCTCGACGCGCTGGCCCGCGGCCCGTTGGCGGAGCGCACCGAGATGCTCGTGGCCCGCCGCGGGAGCGCCGTCGTGCAGGCCGGTCTCCTGACGAGGTCCCACAACGGCCGGGGCGTGTACTGCCTGGCCCTGGCCACGCTGGACGACGGTCCCGGTGCGGACCTCGACCTCCAGGAGGCGGGCCTGTACGGGGTGTACCTCGACGCCCGGCGGGCCGGCCTCGCCTGGGTGCACCTCGGCGGGGGCGACGCCGGCCGGATGCGCGGTCTCGGGGCCGATCTGTTCGTGCCCGTCGACCACTGGCTGCGGGCCCCCGGCCTCGCCCCCGCCGAGGCGGACGCGGGCGAAGCGGTCCTCTCGGCCTTCGCGGCGCCGCCGGTCGCCGCGGTGCCGGTGCCGGGCCCGGCCCGGTTCCGGCGTCAGCCGCGGTTCGACGTGGTCGACCTGTCGAGCAACACCAATCCGTTCCTGGGGGCCGCGAGCCACTACCCCGAGCTCGACACGGCGGAGCTGGCCCGGACGTATCTGTCGACGGTGGCGCGGCTGCCCGGCCACGCGGGGGTCGGCGCGCTCACCGCGGACCACGTGCTGTTCACGAGCGGGGCGGTCGACGGCGCCCTGCTGCTCCTCTCGGCGCTCGCCTCGCCCGGCGAGCGCGTCTGCGTCACGTCGCCGACGTTCCCGCTCTACGAGCACTTCGCGCGCGTGCTGCGGCTACCGGTCGTCGACGTGCCGCTGCGCGGCGAGGACCTGGACGAGCTGGACGTCGAGGGGATCCTGGCGGCGGAGCCGCGGGTGACCCTCCTGTGCGACCCGAACAACCCGGTCGGGACCAGGCTCGACGCGGCGCGGGTGCACGCCCTGGTGGCGGGCCGCCAAGGGCTCGTGGTGATCGACGAGGCGTACGTCGAGTTCAGCGAGAAGCCCTCGTACGCCGGACTCGTCGCGCGCTACGACAACCTCGTCGTGCTCAGGACGCTGTCGAAGGCGTGGGGGCTCGCCAGCGCGCGCTGCGGCGTCGTCCTGGCCCGGCCGGGCGTCGTCGACGCGCTGCGGCGGGTGCAGGTGCCCTTCGGGTTCACCGACGCCTCGCAGCGGGCGGTGCGGGACCGGCTGACCGACGCGCCGCGCGTGCTCCACAGCGTCCGGCGCGTGCGCGCCGAGCGGGAGTGGATGGCGGCCGCCCTGGCCGGCCATCCCGCGGTGGAGCGCGTCTTCCCCTCGGAGACCAACTTCCTGCTGGTCCGGCTGCACAAGCACGAGCGGGTCATGGACCGGCTGCGCGACGCGGGAATTCTCGTCGCGGACACCGGGCGCGTCATTCCCGATACCTGCCGCATATCCATCGGCGAACGGCACGCGAACCATTCCCTGCTCGCCGCGCTCACCGCCGCTCTCTGAATCAGTGCCGCTGTGCCCCGGTGAGTTCCAGGGGTTCGTTCGGCCCGGCCTTTTCCTCTATCACCAGGAAGGAGAGGACTTCCTCGCCGATATTCCTCATGTCGTGGAGGTGGAACGCGCCTTCGGCGATACGGAAACGCTGGGTGTGGCCGCGTTCGTACGCGATCTCGCGGCTGGACCCGTCGCCCAGGTGCTGCCGGGCCCGGCCGCTGGTCAGGGCTATCCAGACGTAGTCGAGGACGTGGCGGTGGACGGGGATCCGCTCGCCGGGGCCGAGGCGGGTCTCCCAGATCCGTACGGACGCGGTCTCGGCCAGGAGCGAGGAGCCGACGCGGCCGTTGTGGGCGTTCTTCTCGAAGTCCTCGTGCAGCGGCGGACTCCAGCGGTCGAATGCCTCGGCCACCACGGTGCTGACCAGCGGGAGAACGGCGGGAATTCCTTGACCCATGAACCGGATCCTTTCGGTTTCGGGCGTGCGCCGGTGTCCCGGGAACGGGCGGCCGACGATCCGGCCCAGGCTATCCCCGGCGGAATTGCGGCGACAAGGATCAGTCGGGGAACACGTAGAGGACCTGTGGTTCGCCCCAGGCCACGAAGTGGTCGGCGGGGGTGGCGCCCAGGCTGTCCAAAAGGTGGCGGGAGCGGGTGTTGGCGCGCTGGGTGACGGCCACCACGCCGGGGATGGCGGAACGTATCGCCTGCCGGGCCCAGCCGACGACCGCGTGGACCGCCTCGCGGGCGTAGCCCTGGCCCCAGTGCTCGGGCAGGAGCTGGTAAGAGACCTCGGTGCGGCCGTCGTGGCCGTCGGGCTCGGCCACGACCAGGCCGAGCACCGCGCCGTCGTGCCGCTCGACGGCGAACGCCCCGGGCACGCCCACGCAGTGCTGCTCGCGGGCGCGGACGACGTCGGCGCTCACGGGCCCGCCGAGGTGCCGCCGGACCTGTGGGTCCGTCCACAGCCTGACGGCGTGCGGCACGTCCGGCTCCGCGACCGGGCGCAGGGTCAGGCGCTCGGTCGCGAGCGTCGTCGGCCAGTCGAGCACCGGGCGCTCCGGGGCCTTGTCCGGTGCTGTGGGTCGTTCCGCTGTCGTGCCCCCATCGGATGTCATGGGCCCATCGAAGCAGAGGCAAGATCGTGGTTCACAGGGGCGGTGTCGCCGGGGCCGGGCCCAGCGTGGTCGTCCCGGGTGCGGCCCGGTGGCCGAGGCCCGTGCGGTAGGCGTCGAGGGCGGCCTCGACGCGCCCGGTGCGCCGCAGCAGGTCGCCGAGCAGCCGGCACAGGTCGGCCAGGTCACCGGCCGCGCTGGAGCGCTCCAGGAGGGACAGGGCCGCGCAGTAGTGCTCCTCGGCGGACTCGGTGTCGCCGCGCTCCTCCGCGATCAGGCCGAGCAGGCGGTGCGCGCCGCCCGCGTGCACGGCGCCGCGCTCGGCGCCCAGCGGCCCGGTGTCGGCGCCGTCCGCGCCGGAGACGAGCAGCGGTCGCAGCAGGGCCTCCGCCTCGTCCGCCCGGCCGCGCCGCCGCAGCACGTCGGCGAGCTCGACCTCGACCTGCTCGGTGAAGAGCGCGGCCCGTTTGGAGGCGAGCATGTCGCGGGCCGTGCGCAGCTCGCTCTCGGCACGGTCGAGATCGCCGTCCTGGGCGTGGACGTAGCCGCGCATCCAGTGGCAGTGGGCGAGTTCGGTGCGGATGTGCAGCTGGCGGTAGAGCTCCTGCGCCTTGGCGAGGGACGCGTCGGCCTCGGCGGTGCGGCCCTCGGCGATGAGCGTACGGGCGACGCCGCGGTGCATGTGGGCCACGAGCG harbors:
- a CDS encoding aminotransferase class I/II-fold pyridoxal phosphate-dependent enzyme produces the protein MRRTADIDALQDVLCAALGSREPVCSLGHLAQDTAAFATLDPAVLERPTLVSGGAPYAPTGPVPARPALDELLGRAEALDVPQVLVPRVRRSDDTSVLRRAGFVPVAVDPECVFRLAGDVDEALRTRVGADRLDELRRRHAEAAREVRWERVPLRGLGGRAGVREAFVALHEDTALYTADALDALARGPLAERTEMLVARRGSAVVQAGLLTRSHNGRGVYCLALATLDDGPGADLDLQEAGLYGVYLDARRAGLAWVHLGGGDAGRMRGLGADLFVPVDHWLRAPGLAPAEADAGEAVLSAFAAPPVAAVPVPGPARFRRQPRFDVVDLSSNTNPFLGAASHYPELDTAELARTYLSTVARLPGHAGVGALTADHVLFTSGAVDGALLLLSALASPGERVCVTSPTFPLYEHFARVLRLPVVDVPLRGEDLDELDVEGILAAEPRVTLLCDPNNPVGTRLDAARVHALVAGRQGLVVIDEAYVEFSEKPSYAGLVARYDNLVVLRTLSKAWGLASARCGVVLARPGVVDALRRVQVPFGFTDASQRAVRDRLTDAPRVLHSVRRVRAEREWMAAALAGHPAVERVFPSETNFLLVRLHKHERVMDRLRDAGILVADTGRVIPDTCRISIGERHANHSLLAALTAAL
- a CDS encoding GNAT family N-acetyltransferase → MTSDGGTTAERPTAPDKAPERPVLDWPTTLATERLTLRPVAEPDVPHAVRLWTDPQVRRHLGGPVSADVVRAREQHCVGVPGAFAVERHDGAVLGLVVAEPDGHDGRTEVSYQLLPEHWGQGYAREAVHAVVGWARQAIRSAIPGVVAVTQRANTRSRHLLDSLGATPADHFVAWGEPQVLYVFPD